The Mucilaginibacter gracilis genomic interval AGATAAAACACCTTTTAAAGCCAACTGGACGGGCGGCTTTCGCCGCGCCACTAAATATAGGCGCGGCGGTTATTACTACCATTTTGAACCCGGAAACAACTTTTTATTAGCTGGTTTTTGGAGCCCAAACGCGCAGGATTTAAAGTTAATTCGTGATGATATTGCCTTTAGTGCCGAGCCTTTGCGCAACATTTTAAACTCACCATCATTCGTCAAAAATTTTGGCACCTTGCAGGGCGAAACCTTAAAAACCAGCCCTAAAGGGTACGATGTTACTCATAATGCTATAGATTTACTGCGTTACAAACAATTTTTGGTTATACGGCGTTTTACCGATGAAGAAGTTTTGAGCCAACCTTTTTTTGATACCGCCTGCCAAACCTTCCGCGAAATGCGACCCTTTTTAAATTACATGAGCGAGGTACTAAGTGCCGATGTAAATGGCGTTAGCATTTAAACAATTATACAGGGTATTGCGCCGGCTAAGTTGGGCAGCACCGCCCCCGCTTTAATAGTGTAATTTAATTATTGTATTAGCCTATGCATCAAACCGTTGTTCAATACGCCTGCCTGCTTATCGTTATTTTATTTGTGGTGATGCTGGCACAAAAAATAAAGGTTGCTTACCCTATTTTATTGGTATTGGTTGGGCTACCATTGGGCTTTGTGCCCTTTTTACATGGAATTGAGATACAACCCGAACTCATTTTTGTGATTTTTTTGCCACCCCTGCTATACGAAGCCGCATGGAACACATCCTGGAAAGACTTTTGGAAATGGCGACGAGTTATTAGCAGTTTTGCCTTCCCGGTGGTAATTTTAACCTCGTGCGTAGTGGCCTTTGTGTCATCGGCGTTAATACCCGGCTTTACTTTGGCAACAGGTTTTTTATTGGGAGGCATTGTTTCGCCGCCCGATGCTGTTTCGGCCAGCGCCATTTTAAAAAACATTAAAGTACCCCAACGCTTTATTACTATTGTAGAGGGCGAAAGCCTTGCCAATGATGCATCCAGTTTGGTTGTGTTCCGTTTTGCACTGGCGGCGGTATTAACGGGCACTTTTGTTTTTACACAAGCCGCTACCGATTTTGTATTGGTAATTGCAATGGGCATTGTTATTGGCCTTGCTGTTGCGCTTATATTTTATACCCTTCACCGTTGGCTGCCAACCTCAACTAATATTGATGTAGTGCTTACCTTTGTTACACCCTACGCCATGTACATGCTTGCGGAAGAATTTCATTTTTCGGGCGTGCTGGCGGTTGTAAGTGGCGGCCTTTTCCTCTCCGCAAGGCGGCACCAGTTTTTAACACACCGAAGCCGCTTGCAGGGTGTAAACGTTTGGGAAGCCGTAGCCTTTGTATTAAACGGTTTTGTTTTTATTCTTATCGGGTTAGAGTTTCCGGTTATTGTTAAAAACCTGGGCACCAACGTTTGGCCAGCCGTTACATATAGCCTTATTATAACCGGCGTATTAATATTAACGCGTTTTGCCAGCACTTTTGGTGCCACGGCTATCACCATGGTGATGAGCAAAGTTATTACCGTAGTAGATCCAAACCCGGGCTGGAAAGCTCCCGTTTTATTGGGTTGGACGGGTATGCGGGGCGTGGTTTCGCTGGCGGCAGCGTTAAGCATACCTGTAACTTTAAGTTCGGGCAAGGCATTCCCTAATCGGGAGCTTATTCTCTTTATTACATTCGCGGTTATCATGGTTACCTTAGTATTACAGGGCCTAACCCTGCCCGCACTGGTTAAATGGGTTAACATGCCCGATCCCGACTTAACCATTACCATGGAACAACAGCGGCAACTGGTGCGCAAAAAGTTATCGCACCTCTCGCTATCCATTTTAGATGGTAATTATAAAGAGCAGACCGAAAACAACGACATGGTAAAAGCCCTCAAACTACGCTACACCGCCGATATGGATTTATTAAAAGATTGGAACAAAGACGGCAATGAGGCCCGCGCCGATGACTTTTATAAAGATTACCGCATGATTATGGCCCGGCTAATTAAAGAGCAGCGCGCCCTGTTGCAAACCCTAAACAAAAAAGAAAACATTAGCGACGAACTGGTAAAGCAACAAATGGACCTATTGGATTTAGAGGAAGAGAAACTGCGGCAACATTTTGAAGCGTGATATTAAACCGCTTATAAACAATAAGGCAAACAAAAAAGCAGCATCAGTCCCCCAAAAAGGAAGAGTATTATTTTAATTGTGTAATGGCGGATAGTCTTCAGCCACAAGATTTAAGTAAAAAAAAAGACATCAAACTTTTGATTCAAGACGTAGTACTATTAACTTAACAGTAATATCAGCAAAAAAACAAAATTTATAACCCGGCCGGTTAGCAGGTAAATTATATTTCATAAATTGAGCCTTATAATTTATGGAGCCTAAATCAGTATTTTTTTCCGTTTACTTATGGTTGCTATTTTCTTTTCTTTCGGTGGCAGCATATGCCGAAGGCAGTAAAGAGATAACCTCAAACGGCGGTAACCGGGCTTATCTGCTTTCTACAACGGTTGCCACTGCTTCGTCGCCCTTCCCCACCTTGGGCACCATGAAGGTTTACGTAAAAGCGGGCGAAAGCATTTACGCCGGTTCCAGCGCACAGGGAATAAGCACGGGCACCATGAATTTCCGCGCTCCGGATGGCACCAGCTACACCAGCGGCAACGATGCTAACATTGGCTTAATCAAAAACCGGGCGCAGGAAGCAGCGGGCCCGCTGCCCAATGCAAATGGCTATACACCTTTTATCATCAAAGTAACCGCCGCGCAAGAGGGCGTATGGGAGGTTGATTTTATTCCCGAAAATAATGGTGCAACACTAACTGGCAATCCGCCCGCAGTAGCTGCCAACGCCAACTGGACGCAGCCCATCGCACAGTACATAACCGCCTTTGATGTATCTGTACGTAATACCGCCAATACACAATTTATTAACGGGCGCGTGTTTACAAACGTATTCTCGGGCATTTTAGGCACATTTGATGTGGGCTTTAACGGCATATTTAATATTCTTACTAAAGACGGCTATCAGTACACCCTCAACAATAACGGCCAGGCAGGCAATGGTTTTGGCTTTTTTGTAAACAACAAGGGGTTTAGAAATGCAGCAGGCTTACCATCTTACCAAAGTGTTGATGGTGCCAGCGCCAACGTTAACGTGCAAGACCCGCGCGCCGCCGATACACCTACAGATATTACCCAAAAAATATTTTTTAACCCACCCGCTGCCGATTTACCTGCTACCGCAAACACGCCTGGCGGCGGCACAACATGGCTTTTAACTGCCCCGGTTTTGCCAACCGTTAGCAACGTTACCT includes:
- a CDS encoding DUF2461 domain-containing protein, translating into MISPVLPASSFNLMRQLKLNNNREWFAQNKEAYQKELALVEGFAHAMLQNLNTHDVIETPSGKKSLHRIYRDVRFSKDKTPFKANWTGGFRRATKYRRGGYYYHFEPGNNFLLAGFWSPNAQDLKLIRDDIAFSAEPLRNILNSPSFVKNFGTLQGETLKTSPKGYDVTHNAIDLLRYKQFLVIRRFTDEEVLSQPFFDTACQTFREMRPFLNYMSEVLSADVNGVSI
- a CDS encoding Na+/H+ antiporter is translated as MHQTVVQYACLLIVILFVVMLAQKIKVAYPILLVLVGLPLGFVPFLHGIEIQPELIFVIFLPPLLYEAAWNTSWKDFWKWRRVISSFAFPVVILTSCVVAFVSSALIPGFTLATGFLLGGIVSPPDAVSASAILKNIKVPQRFITIVEGESLANDASSLVVFRFALAAVLTGTFVFTQAATDFVLVIAMGIVIGLAVALIFYTLHRWLPTSTNIDVVLTFVTPYAMYMLAEEFHFSGVLAVVSGGLFLSARRHQFLTHRSRLQGVNVWEAVAFVLNGFVFILIGLEFPVIVKNLGTNVWPAVTYSLIITGVLILTRFASTFGATAITMVMSKVITVVDPNPGWKAPVLLGWTGMRGVVSLAAALSIPVTLSSGKAFPNRELILFITFAVIMVTLVLQGLTLPALVKWVNMPDPDLTITMEQQRQLVRKKLSHLSLSILDGNYKEQTENNDMVKALKLRYTADMDLLKDWNKDGNEARADDFYKDYRMIMARLIKEQRALLQTLNKKENISDELVKQQMDLLDLEEEKLRQHFEA